A stretch of Bacillus pseudomycoides DNA encodes these proteins:
- the secY gene encoding preprotein translocase subunit SecY, with the protein MFRTISNFMRVAEIRRKILFTLAMLIVFRIGTFIPVPFTNGDVLKAQDQLNALGILNTFGGGALKNFSIFAMGIMPYITASIIVQLLQMDVVPKFSEWSKQGEMGRRKLTQFTRYFTIVLAFIQGFGMSIGFNGMVGGQLILNPGWSTYLYIATVLTAGTAFLMWLGEQITAKGVGNGISILIFGGIAAAIPSVISQVYQQQFQNAGDQLFMSIVKVVLILLAVLAVVVGVIFIQQAVRKIPIQYAKRVTGGNGSYTGAQNTHLPLKVNSAGVIPVIFAVSFLITPPTIAQFFPKHDVSQWIIANFNYSHPVGMIIYVALIVAFTYFYAFVQVNPEQMSENLNKQGGYVPGIRPGKNTEQYLTKILYRLTFVGSIFLAAIAILPVIFTKLGNLPPSAQIGGTSMLIVVGVALETMKQLESQLVKRHYKGFIKQ; encoded by the coding sequence ATGTTTCGTACAATCTCCAACTTTATGCGCGTTGCTGAGATAAGACGTAAAATATTATTCACGTTAGCGATGTTAATCGTATTCAGGATTGGCACGTTTATCCCAGTGCCATTTACAAATGGAGACGTACTGAAAGCACAAGATCAGTTAAATGCATTAGGAATTCTAAATACATTTGGCGGTGGCGCTTTGAAAAACTTCTCCATCTTCGCGATGGGAATCATGCCGTATATTACAGCATCCATCATCGTGCAATTATTGCAGATGGATGTTGTTCCTAAATTTTCGGAATGGTCGAAGCAAGGCGAAATGGGCCGTCGTAAATTAACGCAATTCACGCGTTATTTTACAATTGTTCTTGCGTTTATTCAGGGGTTTGGTATGTCAATCGGTTTTAACGGTATGGTAGGTGGGCAGTTAATTTTGAATCCAGGTTGGAGCACTTATTTATACATTGCTACGGTACTGACTGCTGGTACTGCATTTTTAATGTGGTTAGGTGAACAGATTACAGCTAAAGGTGTAGGTAATGGTATTTCCATCCTTATCTTTGGTGGTATTGCCGCGGCGATCCCAAGTGTAATATCTCAAGTGTATCAACAACAGTTTCAAAATGCCGGAGATCAACTGTTCATGAGTATCGTTAAAGTTGTATTGATTTTACTAGCTGTGCTAGCAGTTGTTGTTGGAGTCATCTTCATTCAACAAGCTGTTAGAAAGATCCCAATTCAATATGCGAAGCGTGTAACAGGAGGAAATGGTAGTTATACTGGAGCACAAAACACACATTTACCGCTTAAGGTAAATAGTGCGGGTGTTATTCCAGTAATTTTTGCTGTTTCATTCTTAATTACACCTCCAACTATTGCACAGTTCTTCCCGAAACACGATGTATCGCAGTGGATCATTGCAAACTTTAACTATTCTCACCCAGTGGGAATGATAATATATGTAGCGCTCATTGTAGCCTTCACATATTTCTATGCATTTGTTCAGGTTAATCCAGAGCAAATGTCAGAGAACTTAAACAAGCAAGGTGGATATGTTCCAGGTATTCGTCCGGGTAAGAATACAGAACAATATCTAACAAAAATCTTGTATCGTTTGACCTTTGTAGGATCTATTTTCCTAGCAGCGATTGCAATTCTTCCAGTTATCTTTACGAAGCTGGGAAATCTTCCTCCATCTGCACAGATCGGTGGAACGAGTATGTTAATCGTTGTCGGCGTTGCTTTAGAAACAATGAAGCAGCTAGAAAGCCAACTGGTAAAACGCCATTACAAAGGGTTTATCAAGCAGTGA
- a CDS encoding adenylate kinase — translation MNLILMGLPGAGKGTQAEQIVAKYNIPHISTGDMFRAAMKAETELGLQAKSFIDKGALVPDEVTIGIVRERLSEEDCVKGFLLDGFPRTVAQASALEEIMKDLGKKIDYVLNINVDSGLLLKRLTGRRICKECGATYHLEFNPPAKADVCDKCGGELYQRSDDNEETVANRLDVNIKQTKPLLDFYEELGYLQSINGEQDINKVFADIDVLIGGLA, via the coding sequence ATGAACTTAATTTTAATGGGGCTTCCTGGTGCTGGTAAAGGTACACAAGCCGAACAGATTGTTGCCAAGTATAACATCCCTCACATCTCAACAGGAGATATGTTCCGTGCAGCTATGAAAGCTGAAACTGAACTTGGTTTACAAGCGAAATCTTTTATTGATAAAGGTGCCCTTGTTCCAGATGAAGTTACAATCGGAATCGTTCGTGAACGTTTAAGCGAAGAAGACTGTGTTAAAGGCTTCTTATTAGACGGTTTTCCACGAACAGTTGCACAAGCATCCGCTCTTGAAGAGATAATGAAAGATCTTGGCAAAAAAATCGACTATGTTTTAAACATTAATGTGGATTCAGGATTGCTATTAAAACGTCTTACAGGCCGTCGCATTTGTAAAGAGTGCGGTGCGACTTACCACTTAGAATTCAATCCGCCAGCAAAAGCTGATGTGTGCGATAAATGTGGTGGCGAATTATATCAACGCTCTGATGACAATGAAGAAACTGTAGCGAATCGTTTAGATGTAAATATTAAGCAAACAAAACCTTTGCTTGATTTCTATGAAGAGCTTGGTTACTTACAAAGCATTAATGGTGAGCAAGATATCAATAAAGTATTTGCTGATATCGATGTTCTCATCGGAGGCTTAGCGTAA